The proteins below are encoded in one region of Clostridium estertheticum:
- a CDS encoding PaaI family thioesterase — translation MNLIDGLNIEYIHVLDRELEAKMNLTQFHDQTFGYLHGGATIAFGETITGYASLQKINKDQVAVGQTITANHMKAKKIEGYIIAKGKLIHVGKTSHVWSVEMFDENNVLISFMTVTNAIIKSNKDNPFGKER, via the coding sequence ATGAATTTAATAGATGGATTAAATATAGAATATATTCATGTGCTAGATAGGGAACTTGAAGCAAAAATGAATTTAACACAGTTCCATGATCAAACCTTCGGATATTTGCATGGAGGTGCAACAATTGCCTTTGGAGAAACAATTACAGGTTATGCTTCACTTCAAAAGATAAATAAAGATCAAGTAGCAGTAGGGCAAACTATTACTGCAAATCATATGAAAGCAAAAAAAATAGAAGGATATATTATAGCAAAAGGAAAGTTAATACATGTGGGGAAGACATCTCATGTTTGGAGTGTTGAAATGTTTGATGAAAATAATGTATTAATATCATTTATGACAGTTACAAACGCCATAATAAAATCAAATAAAGATAATCCATTTGGTAAGGAGAGGTAG
- the menC gene encoding o-succinylbenzoate synthase — MQIEQIELFHIRMPLNFNFKTSQASIKWRETIVIKAMDELKNVGYGEVVSFNEPFYTNETLASSKKVLINKYIKAVIRKDMDHPFDIHKDLDSSCPMALSGLENALVDLYARRNKLSIMKLVFNEETNDEIYAGIVLGDLDIKMLLKQIGDYQKEGYTRFKMKIKPADGFEKLRAIRKIYPSIQLLVDANRSYKVDQINEIKKLDEFNLICIEEPLNSKDFLEYQKLQKEIITPICLDESIQTIKDLKSAIAVNAFKVLNIKIGRVGGIYYAKQMIDLCRESNIKYWVGSMVESGISKILHVQLASLKDTFIPGDLSSSKRYFKKDIIKPEIIAQNGIIKVPKGYGLGVEIDEVTLREYTIDYIKIGGE, encoded by the coding sequence ATGCAAATAGAACAAATAGAACTTTTTCATATTAGGATGCCTTTGAATTTTAATTTCAAAACATCACAGGCTTCTATAAAGTGGCGTGAAACAATTGTAATTAAAGCTATGGATGAGCTTAAAAATGTAGGTTATGGTGAAGTGGTTTCATTTAATGAACCCTTTTATACAAATGAGACATTAGCATCTTCAAAGAAGGTATTAATAAATAAATATATTAAAGCTGTAATTCGTAAAGATATGGATCATCCTTTTGATATACATAAAGATTTAGATAGCTCGTGCCCAATGGCACTGTCAGGACTCGAAAATGCCTTGGTAGACTTATATGCTAGAAGAAATAAGTTATCCATTATGAAACTAGTATTTAATGAAGAAACTAATGATGAGATCTATGCAGGGATTGTACTAGGTGATTTGGATATTAAAATGCTTTTAAAACAAATTGGTGATTACCAAAAGGAAGGATATACTCGCTTTAAAATGAAGATTAAACCGGCCGATGGTTTTGAAAAATTAAGGGCTATTAGAAAAATTTACCCAAGCATTCAATTGTTAGTAGATGCTAATAGAAGTTATAAGGTTGATCAAATAAATGAAATAAAAAAATTAGATGAATTTAATTTAATTTGCATAGAAGAACCACTTAATTCAAAAGACTTTTTAGAATATCAAAAACTTCAAAAAGAAATTATTACGCCGATATGTCTTGATGAAAGCATTCAAACAATTAAGGATTTAAAGAGTGCAATTGCGGTAAATGCATTTAAGGTGCTAAATATAAAAATAGGTCGAGTTGGTGGAATTTATTATGCAAAGCAAATGATTGATTTATGCAGGGAAAGCAATATAAAATATTGGGTTGGAAGCATGGTTGAAAGTGGTATTTCTAAAATATTGCATGTTCAATTAGCTAGTTTAAAGGATACTTTCATCCCTGGAGATTTATCATCATCAAAGCGCTACTTTAAAAAAGATATAATTAAACCAGAAATCATTGCTCAAAATGGTATAATTAAAGTTCCTAAAGGCTATGGGTTAGGTGTGGAAATTGATGAAGTTACTTTAAGAGAGTATACAATAGACTATATTAAAATAGGTGGTGAATAG
- the menE gene encoding o-succinylbenzoate--CoA ligase, with the protein MNWLKEQNYKSPNKRFINDLTFHEVYERVTDLAGKLSSYVKTERRVAIYSNNSIDMALFFLALQLLGKEVLMLNTHLTDSEIKRQLELTKVQVVFSDDEKFICFNKVYQSENKNIKLIEEFEAESIVVIMNTSATTGKFKSVPLRWKQFSAHVRASRKSIGVTTRDNWLLVLPMYHISGLTILMRSLYNGTQITILEKFDEEQVLTLIERGFINMISIVPTMLNRIIERIEKHKLRVVLLGGEFIPKALVEKSIMRNIPIYKTYGMTETTSQATTFSVLEYPKKIDSVGMPLENVDILIEKPDENGVGEVLLKSPMLMDGYIGKKNIAGYFNTEDVGYIDEDGFLKIVARRTDIIISGGENIYPKEIENILYTHPLIDECAVVGHIDEKWGQIPILYVVSTLYEHEILEYISNKLAKYKIPKKIIYLEELPKNSVGKILKRDL; encoded by the coding sequence ATGAACTGGCTAAAGGAACAAAATTATAAAAGCCCTAATAAAAGGTTTATTAATGACTTAACTTTTCATGAAGTTTATGAACGGGTAACAGACCTAGCTGGGAAACTATCTTCCTATGTAAAAACTGAGAGAAGAGTTGCCATTTATTCAAATAACTCAATTGATATGGCACTATTTTTTTTGGCACTTCAACTTCTGGGCAAAGAAGTGCTAATGCTAAATACTCATTTGACAGATAGTGAAATAAAAAGACAATTGGAACTTACAAAGGTTCAGGTTGTATTTTCTGATGACGAGAAATTTATATGCTTTAATAAAGTCTACCAGAGTGAAAATAAAAATATAAAACTAATTGAAGAGTTTGAGGCTGAAAGCATTGTTGTTATCATGAATACAAGTGCTACAACAGGTAAATTTAAATCTGTTCCGCTTAGGTGGAAACAGTTTTCTGCTCATGTAAGAGCATCACGAAAAAGTATTGGGGTAACAACGAGAGACAATTGGCTTCTAGTATTACCTATGTATCATATTAGTGGATTAACTATCTTAATGCGTAGCTTATACAATGGAACTCAAATTACTATATTAGAAAAATTTGATGAAGAGCAAGTTTTAACCTTAATTGAAAGAGGTTTTATCAATATGATATCTATTGTTCCAACTATGTTAAACAGGATTATTGAGAGAATAGAGAAACATAAACTACGTGTTGTGCTTTTAGGTGGCGAATTTATTCCTAAAGCTTTGGTTGAAAAAAGTATAATGAGGAACATTCCTATATATAAGACCTATGGTATGACGGAGACAACAAGTCAGGCTACTACTTTTTCAGTATTAGAATATCCAAAAAAAATTGATTCAGTAGGAATGCCGCTTGAAAATGTAGATATCCTTATTGAAAAACCTGATGAAAATGGAGTAGGTGAGGTTTTACTTAAAAGTCCTATGTTAATGGATGGATATATAGGTAAAAAGAATATAGCTGGTTACTTTAATACAGAAGATGTGGGATATATAGATGAGGATGGTTTTTTGAAGATAGTCGCTCGTCGCACAGATATAATTATATCTGGTGGTGAAAATATTTATCCAAAAGAGATTGAAAATATTCTATATACACATCCGCTTATAGATGAATGTGCGGTGGTTGGACATATTGACGAAAAGTGGGGACAGATTCCTATACTTTATGTGGTATCTACTTTATATGAACATGAAATATTAGAGTATATTTCAAATAAATTAGCTAAATATAAGATTCCTAAAAAAATTATTTACTTAGAGGAACTTCCTAAAAATTCAGTTGGAAAAATATTAAAAAGGGATTTATAA
- the menB gene encoding 1,4-dihydroxy-2-naphthoyl-CoA synthase has protein sequence MEKFDWKDSLRNYEDIKYETYDGIAKITINRPEVRNAFRPKTIMELIHAFTMAREDSKIGVVILTGANHGQGVANEAFCSGGDQKVRGNGGYVGDDNIPRLNVLDLQHLIRIIPKPVIAMVNGYAIGGGHVLHIVCDLTIASENAKFGQTGPKVGSFDGGYGAGYLARIVGHKKAREIWYLCRQYSAKEALDMGLINTVVPFDKLEQETVKWAKEIMQHSPTALRFLKASFNADTDGLAGLQQLAGDATLLFYTTEEAKEGRDAFKEKRDPNFDKFPKFP, from the coding sequence ATGGAAAAATTTGATTGGAAAGACTCATTGCGTAATTATGAAGATATTAAATATGAAACTTATGATGGAATTGCAAAGATTACAATTAATCGACCTGAAGTGCGAAATGCTTTTCGTCCTAAAACTATAATGGAATTAATTCATGCGTTTACTATGGCTCGTGAAGATAGTAAAATAGGCGTGGTTATTTTAACTGGTGCTAATCATGGTCAAGGCGTTGCGAATGAAGCGTTTTGCTCAGGAGGAGATCAAAAAGTACGCGGAAATGGAGGATATGTTGGTGATGACAATATCCCACGTTTAAATGTTTTAGATTTGCAACATTTAATTAGAATTATCCCAAAACCAGTTATCGCAATGGTTAATGGATATGCAATTGGTGGTGGACATGTCTTACATATAGTATGCGACTTAACAATAGCTTCTGAAAATGCTAAATTTGGTCAAACAGGACCCAAAGTAGGTTCTTTTGACGGTGGGTATGGTGCAGGATATCTAGCACGTATTGTGGGCCATAAAAAAGCACGTGAAATTTGGTATTTGTGTCGTCAATATTCAGCTAAAGAGGCTTTAGATATGGGACTTATAAATACAGTAGTCCCATTTGATAAGTTAGAACAGGAAACAGTTAAATGGGCAAAAGAAATAATGCAACATTCGCCAACGGCGCTACGTTTCTTAAAAGCATCTTTTAATGCAGATACGGATGGATTAGCTGGATTACAACAATTAGCAGGAGATGCTACTTTGTTATTTTATACTACAGAGGAGGCAAAAGAGGGTCGCGATGCTTTTAAAGAAAAACGAGATCCTAATTTTGATAAATTCCCTAAATTCCCATAA
- the menH gene encoding 2-succinyl-6-hydroxy-2,4-cyclohexadiene-1-carboxylate synthase: MFIEIENIKYHIEVRGEGKPIICLHGFSENANTWEFIELDGYKLILIDLIGHGKSDKPKLRKYYSFKVMLRHLNKLIFQLGLKKYTMLGYSMGGRIALAYALIYPKEIDKLILESASYGEDGVLNRLKRRRNDLVLAKQIEKNGIEWFSEYWSHLNIFESQKRLSKSMINEINKRRLGNSTRALSNTLKSTGQGKFPCLKGKIIKLSISILYISGEYDKKYRVVGKNFGKLNKNVKHVIIDGCGHNTHIEDINAFIKVLNKFLKN; this comes from the coding sequence ATGTTCATTGAAATTGAAAATATTAAATATCATATTGAAGTAAGGGGTGAAGGAAAACCAATTATTTGTTTGCATGGCTTCTCAGAAAATGCAAATACATGGGAATTTATTGAATTAGATGGGTATAAGTTGATATTAATAGATTTAATTGGACATGGGAAAAGTGATAAACCAAAGCTTCGTAAATATTATTCCTTTAAAGTAATGCTCAGGCATCTAAATAAACTCATTTTTCAATTAGGGTTAAAGAAATACACAATGTTAGGTTATTCTATGGGTGGTCGTATTGCATTAGCATATGCTTTGATTTATCCAAAGGAAATAGATAAGTTGATTTTAGAGAGTGCTTCTTATGGTGAAGATGGAGTTCTAAATCGATTAAAGCGTAGAAGAAATGACTTAGTGTTAGCAAAACAGATAGAGAAAAATGGAATAGAATGGTTTAGTGAATATTGGAGTCACTTAAATATTTTCGAATCACAAAAAAGGTTATCAAAGTCTATGATTAATGAAATAAATAAAAGACGGTTAGGCAATAGTACTAGAGCACTTTCAAACACTTTGAAGAGCACTGGCCAAGGAAAATTTCCATGCTTAAAAGGCAAAATCATTAAATTATCTATATCTATATTATATATAAGTGGTGAATATGATAAAAAATATAGAGTAGTTGGCAAGAATTTTGGAAAGCTTAATAAAAATGTAAAGCATGTAATAATAGATGGATGTGGACATAATACTCATATTGAAGATATTAACGCATTTATTAAAGTTTTAAATAAATTTTTAAAAAATTAA
- the menD gene encoding 2-succinyl-5-enolpyruvyl-6-hydroxy-3-cyclohexene-1-carboxylic-acid synthase, producing the protein MTNYIAALVDELYQLGVREVVISPGSRSTPLSILFCEHDFNIFVNVDERSAGFFALGIAKEQTRPVVLVCTSGTAVANYLPAIVEAKYSGVPLIVLTADRPPELRNVGAPQTIDQNKIFGDFTKYYEELALPEESDNMYRYVRIVMQRAYTSAMSKEYGVIHINIPIRDPLIPDLSKLNFTVGRSKIKFEYIQGEIKGCLDVSIFKNKNGIIICGGDAYSNYHEEVIEMGERLKAPILADPISNMRNYSNDIIIDSYDAFLKNDDIKKELEPEFIIHIGQVPVSKRLQHFLTMHQEALYVQVGESSKYCNPSLSTKIYIKASPKLFAESICTEHDNREYLDKWLRYQKQMREQLNGAKGEGRLFEGKLIQNLQSMLPAKSRLVVANSMAIRDMDYFFEARNQNIKVLCNRGANGIDGTVSTALGISTSNHPTVLLTGDLAFHHDLNGLLIGKTHKLNLIILLLNNDGGGIFRYLPQSKGNHFEHLFLTPQGINFEGLKTLYNTIYFEAKDYKSFDADFNEALTMEGIKLIEVKIDSELSKKLHDKYTTL; encoded by the coding sequence ATGACAAATTATATTGCGGCGTTAGTTGACGAATTATATCAATTAGGTGTGCGTGAAGTTGTAATTAGTCCAGGCTCAAGGTCAACACCTTTATCAATATTATTTTGTGAACATGATTTTAATATTTTTGTAAATGTGGATGAGCGTTCTGCAGGTTTTTTTGCACTTGGAATAGCTAAAGAGCAGACAAGGCCTGTGGTGCTAGTTTGTACATCAGGTACTGCGGTAGCAAATTATTTACCTGCAATTGTAGAAGCAAAGTATTCGGGAGTTCCATTAATTGTGTTAACGGCTGATCGGCCCCCCGAACTACGTAATGTTGGGGCACCACAAACGATTGATCAAAATAAAATATTTGGCGATTTCACAAAATACTATGAAGAGTTAGCTTTGCCTGAAGAAAGTGACAACATGTACAGATATGTACGCATTGTTATGCAGAGGGCATATACAAGTGCTATGTCAAAAGAATATGGGGTAATTCATATTAACATACCAATCCGCGATCCTTTAATTCCAGATTTGAGTAAGCTTAATTTTACTGTAGGACGATCAAAAATTAAATTTGAATACATTCAAGGGGAAATTAAAGGTTGTTTAGATGTCTCCATTTTTAAAAATAAAAATGGAATTATAATTTGTGGTGGGGATGCCTATTCAAACTATCATGAAGAAGTGATAGAAATGGGAGAACGCTTAAAAGCACCCATACTCGCTGATCCAATTTCAAATATGCGAAATTACTCAAATGATATTATAATTGATAGTTATGATGCCTTTTTAAAAAATGATGATATTAAAAAAGAATTAGAGCCTGAATTTATTATTCACATTGGTCAAGTACCTGTTTCGAAACGGTTGCAGCATTTTTTAACCATGCATCAGGAGGCCTTATATGTACAAGTAGGTGAAAGCTCTAAGTATTGTAATCCATCATTGTCAACTAAAATATATATTAAGGCTTCACCAAAATTGTTTGCTGAGTCTATTTGTACAGAACATGATAACAGAGAATATTTAGATAAATGGTTAAGATATCAGAAACAAATGCGTGAACAACTGAATGGTGCAAAGGGTGAAGGGCGATTGTTTGAAGGAAAACTAATTCAAAATTTGCAAAGTATGCTGCCTGCGAAAAGTAGATTAGTCGTAGCAAATAGTATGGCAATACGGGATATGGATTACTTCTTTGAAGCCCGTAATCAAAATATAAAGGTGTTATGTAACAGAGGCGCAAATGGGATTGATGGCACTGTTTCCACCGCACTAGGTATATCTACTTCAAATCATCCAACGGTTCTTTTAACAGGCGATTTAGCATTTCACCATGATTTAAATGGATTACTAATTGGAAAAACACATAAATTAAATTTAATTATACTGTTACTTAATAATGATGGGGGAGGAATTTTTAGGTACTTACCTCAAAGTAAAGGAAATCACTTCGAACATTTATTTTTAACCCCGCAGGGAATAAACTTTGAAGGTTTAAAAACTTTGTATAATACAATATATTTTGAAGCAAAAGATTATAAGTCTTTTGATGCTGATTTCAATGAAGCATTAACAATGGAGGGAATTAAGTTAATTGAGGTAAAAATAGATTCAGAGTTAAGTAAAAAATTACATGATAAATACACAACATTGTAG
- a CDS encoding isochorismate synthase: MKYHEKQIKLDNPLSFWKHFENEERFLFYNPLKKEFILGAKRLKTFSIDENLKDYLYIFSSMTFFDSIKDEKWAEFGNENIAFEYYLVKKDGKQTFYYFNDFVEIENRELEVCEHSYKNGMDDYKAWTQIFSAAKDAISSKEVNKVVISREVKVQCNSLINVESVLQKLLKHNINSFVFGYYKDGKTFVGATPEILVQKEKNMVLSYALAGTILRSNENDELQKEVLLKDTKNRHEHQIVINSIVNVMKRFTDGLIVDETKILTLKNLHHLQTAIHGKDKNSTLLQWVKRLHPTPALGGYPVDKAMELIKKYEKHERGLYAAPIGIIDGNGDGIFVSGIRSALIEKNIAYACVGCGIVDKSNCEVEYIETKDKLKTIIESL; the protein is encoded by the coding sequence TTGAAATATCATGAGAAACAGATTAAATTGGATAATCCGCTTTCATTCTGGAAGCATTTTGAGAACGAGGAAAGGTTTTTATTTTATAATCCTTTAAAAAAGGAGTTTATATTGGGAGCGAAACGGTTAAAAACTTTTTCTATTGATGAAAATTTAAAAGATTATTTATATATCTTTTCATCAATGACATTCTTTGATTCAATCAAAGATGAAAAATGGGCCGAGTTTGGTAATGAAAATATTGCATTTGAATATTATCTTGTAAAAAAAGATGGAAAACAAACGTTTTATTATTTTAACGATTTTGTTGAAATTGAAAATAGAGAGTTAGAGGTTTGTGAACATTCTTACAAAAATGGAATGGACGATTATAAAGCATGGACACAAATATTTTCTGCGGCGAAAGATGCAATATCAAGTAAAGAGGTAAATAAAGTTGTTATTTCTAGAGAAGTTAAAGTTCAATGTAATAGTTTGATAAACGTAGAAAGTGTTTTGCAAAAGCTTTTGAAACACAACATAAATAGCTTTGTATTTGGATACTATAAGGATGGAAAAACATTTGTAGGTGCAACGCCAGAGATTTTGGTTCAAAAAGAAAAAAATATGGTGTTAAGTTATGCACTTGCTGGCACTATTTTGCGAAGTAATGAAAATGATGAATTACAGAAGGAAGTTTTGTTAAAGGATACTAAAAATCGTCATGAACATCAAATTGTTATTAATTCAATAGTTAATGTTATGAAGAGATTTACAGATGGATTGATAGTAGATGAAACTAAAATTTTAACACTAAAAAATCTTCATCATTTACAAACAGCGATTCATGGAAAAGATAAAAATAGCACTTTACTTCAATGGGTAAAAAGGCTTCACCCAACACCTGCTTTAGGGGGGTATCCGGTAGATAAAGCTATGGAATTAATTAAAAAATATGAAAAACATGAGAGAGGTTTGTATGCGGCACCTATTGGCATAATTGATGGAAATGGGGACGGTATATTTGTATCAGGAATAAGATCTGCTCTAATTGAAAAAAATATAGCATATGCATGCGTTGGCTGTGGCATAGTTGATAAATCGAATTGTGAAGTTGAATACATTGAAACAAAAGATAAATTAAAAACAATAATTGAAAGTTTATAG
- a CDS encoding heavy-metal-associated domain-containing protein, translating to MKKKIYVEGMSCGHCVNHVSEALNEIGATEIEVNLESKVATAEIGDSISDDVIKLAIEDAGYDVVKIEKA from the coding sequence ATGAAAAAGAAAATATACGTAGAAGGTATGAGCTGTGGACATTGTGTAAACCATGTTAGTGAGGCATTAAATGAAATTGGAGCAACAGAAATTGAGGTGAATCTTGAAAGTAAGGTTGCAACTGCTGAAATTGGTGACAGTATTAGTGATGATGTTATAAAACTTGCTATTGAAGATGCAGGATACGATGTTGTAAAGATAGAAAAAGCATAG
- a CDS encoding heavy metal translocating P-type ATPase, which translates to MVTKSLKVEGMTCGACAKAIERVTKKLPGISESSVNIATEKLKIVYDDSLIKLSDIQNVVDKAGYKLLAQTTNKTLKLEGMSCASCAKNIERITRKLNGVIESNVNYATEKLTISFEPSLVKTSDIKKAIEKGGYKALEEENNVDLDKEKKEKDIKALWNRFLISAIFGVPLLLVAMVPMIVMKMDMMLPSVIDPMMHLKAYAALQLILVIPIMITGRRYFIVGFKSLARLSPNMDSLISMGASAAFLYSIFAVYEIFIGNTGYEMYFESAGIILTLITLGKYLESVTKGKTSEAIKKLMGLQPKTAIIIRLDKEVEIPIDEVEVGDIVVVKPGEKMPVDGEVVYGTTSVDESMLTGESMPVEKSIGHKIIGASINKNGSIRFKATKVGKDTALAQIITLVENAQGSKAPIAKMADIISGYFVPVVIGLALISSLSWLIAGQTGVFSLTIFISVLVIACPCALGLATPTAIMVGTGKGAEYGVLIKSGTALETAHKIQTIVFDKTGTLTEGKPKVTDIVTVADVDEDYLLVIAATAEKGSEHPLGEAIVKEAEERKLDFKRTEKFNAVPGRGIDVTIDGKKILLGNKKLMDESNVSLLDLEKTSDKLAGEGKTPMFIAIEGKLSGIIAVADTVKENSKKAIERLHSMGIQVAMITGDNKRTAEAIAKQVGIDTILAEVLPEDKANEVKKLQAEGKKVAMVGDGINDAPALAQADIGIAIGSGTDVAMESADIVLMRSDLMDVPTAIELSKKTITNIKQNLFWAFGYNILGIPVAMGVLHLFGGPLLNPIIAALAMSFSSVSVLTNALRLKGFKPLR; encoded by the coding sequence ATGGTAACTAAGTCATTGAAAGTAGAAGGAATGACCTGCGGGGCATGTGCAAAAGCAATTGAAAGAGTAACTAAAAAATTGCCAGGGATTTCTGAGTCAAGTGTAAATATTGCAACAGAAAAATTAAAGATAGTTTATGATGATTCTTTGATTAAATTATCTGATATACAAAATGTTGTTGATAAGGCGGGATATAAATTATTAGCCCAGACAACTAATAAAACATTAAAACTTGAGGGAATGAGTTGTGCATCTTGTGCAAAAAATATAGAAAGAATAACTAGAAAACTCAATGGAGTTATAGAATCAAATGTAAATTATGCTACTGAAAAACTAACGATTTCTTTTGAGCCATCCTTAGTTAAAACTTCGGATATAAAGAAGGCTATAGAAAAAGGCGGATATAAGGCTCTTGAGGAAGAAAACAATGTAGATCTTGATAAAGAGAAAAAAGAAAAGGATATAAAGGCATTATGGAATAGATTTTTAATATCTGCTATATTTGGAGTGCCATTATTACTAGTTGCAATGGTACCAATGATTGTTATGAAAATGGATATGATGCTTCCGAGTGTTATTGACCCTATGATGCATCTTAAAGCGTATGCTGCTCTACAATTAATACTTGTTATTCCCATAATGATAACAGGTAGAAGATATTTCATAGTGGGATTCAAGTCTTTAGCACGGTTAAGTCCTAATATGGATTCGTTAATATCCATGGGAGCATCAGCTGCATTTTTATATAGTATATTTGCAGTTTATGAAATATTTATTGGTAATACTGGTTATGAGATGTATTTTGAATCGGCAGGTATAATATTAACTCTTATAACTTTAGGAAAGTATTTAGAATCAGTAACAAAAGGAAAAACATCCGAGGCAATTAAAAAGTTAATGGGACTTCAGCCAAAAACTGCAATTATAATTAGACTGGATAAAGAAGTTGAAATTCCAATTGATGAAGTAGAAGTTGGAGATATAGTTGTTGTAAAACCTGGAGAGAAAATGCCTGTGGATGGTGAAGTTGTTTATGGAACTACATCTGTAGATGAGTCAATGCTTACGGGTGAGAGTATGCCGGTTGAGAAAAGCATTGGACACAAAATAATTGGAGCAAGCATAAATAAAAATGGTTCTATTAGGTTTAAGGCAACTAAGGTTGGTAAAGATACAGCACTTGCACAAATTATTACATTAGTTGAAAATGCACAAGGATCAAAAGCACCAATAGCTAAAATGGCAGATATTATATCTGGCTATTTTGTTCCAGTGGTTATAGGACTTGCGTTAATATCGTCTTTATCATGGTTAATAGCTGGTCAAACGGGAGTGTTTTCACTAACAATATTTATTTCAGTGCTTGTAATTGCTTGTCCTTGTGCACTTGGACTTGCAACACCAACGGCTATAATGGTTGGAACAGGAAAAGGCGCAGAATATGGAGTACTTATAAAAAGTGGCACGGCTCTTGAAACAGCACATAAAATTCAAACTATTGTATTCGATAAAACTGGAACTTTAACTGAGGGGAAACCAAAAGTAACAGATATAGTTACTGTAGCTGATGTTGATGAGGACTATTTATTAGTAATAGCGGCTACTGCAGAAAAAGGTTCAGAACATCCACTTGGTGAGGCAATAGTAAAAGAAGCAGAGGAAAGAAAACTAGATTTCAAAAGGACAGAAAAATTTAATGCTGTGCCAGGTAGGGGAATAGATGTAACTATAGATGGTAAAAAAATATTACTTGGAAACAAAAAACTTATGGATGAGAGCAATGTTTCTTTATTAGATTTAGAGAAAACATCGGATAAACTTGCGGGAGAAGGAAAGACACCTATGTTTATTGCTATCGAAGGTAAATTAAGTGGCATAATTGCAGTAGCAGACACAGTAAAAGAAAATAGCAAAAAAGCTATAGAAAGACTTCATAGTATGGGAATACAGGTTGCAATGATAACAGGTGATAATAAAAGAACAGCAGAAGCAATCGCAAAGCAAGTTGGGATAGATACAATACTTGCTGAAGTATTACCAGAAGATAAGGCAAATGAAGTTAAAAAACTACAAGCAGAAGGAAAAAAGGTTGCTATGGTTGGTGATGGAATAAATGATGCACCAGCACTTGCACAAGCGGATATCGGTATTGCTATAGGATCTGGAACCGATGTTGCTATGGAGTCTGCAGATATCGTGCTTATGAGAAGTGATTTAATGGACGTACCTACAGCTATTGAATTAAGTAAGAAAACTATAACAAATATTAAGCAAAATTTATTCTGGGCTTTTGGATATAATATTCTAGGAATACCAGTTGCAATGGGAGTGTTACATTTATTTGGGGGTCCGCTTTTAAATCCAATTATCGCGGCGCTTGCAATGAGTTTTAGTTCAGTTTCAGTATTAACAAATGCATTACGCTTGAAAGGCTTTAAGCCATTAAGATAA
- a CDS encoding metal-sensing transcriptional repressor has product MNNEQKEAMKILKISKGQIEATIKMIEDERYCVDVSNQIIAAQSLLKKANLLILKQHMNHCVMEAFEHDKGSEKIDEIIGLLSKIIGK; this is encoded by the coding sequence ATGAATAATGAGCAAAAAGAAGCTATGAAAATTTTAAAAATATCAAAAGGACAAATTGAAGCTACTATCAAAATGATAGAAGATGAGAGGTATTGTGTAGATGTGTCAAATCAAATTATTGCTGCACAATCACTCCTAAAGAAAGCTAATTTATTGATTTTAAAACAGCACATGAATCACTGTGTTATGGAAGCCTTTGAGCATGACAAAGGCAGTGAGAAGATAGATGAAATTATAGGTCTTTTATCAAAAATAATTGGAAAATAG